Below is a window of Halalkalicoccus subterraneus DNA.
GCAGATACCGGCAGGTCTTCTCCATGGCCTCCTGGGGCTCGCCGCCCGTCAGCGAGGTGCCCAAAGCGTCCATCCGTTTCGCCTCCTCGATGACGTCCTCGTCGCTCTCGACGGGCCGTTCGTTGGCGTAGACCTGGGTGACGTTCTTGCGGTTCTCCCCCAAGGGACAGTAAAAGCAGTCACGCTGGTCGCAGTAGCCGTAGACGAACAGCACCATCTTCCCCCC
It encodes the following:
- a CDS encoding radical SAM protein, which gives rise to MISKGCEQCAEGGKMVLFVYGYCDQRDCFYCPLGENRKNVTQVYANERPVESDEDVIEEAKRMDALGTSLTGGEPQEAMEKTCRYLRLLKEEFGEDHHTHLYTGITGGRENMRRLSEAGLDEIRFHPPLELWGEMHGTEWEEILH